In Meiothermus ruber DSM 1279, the following proteins share a genomic window:
- a CDS encoding DNA-methyltransferase, whose product MLTSSIPAYHTRLGAMYCGDALELLPQLEDQSVHLLLTSPPFALQRPKVYGNKPQVEYVDWLLEFMRIAYDKLHPSGSLVLDLGGAYEQGVPVRSLYNFRLLVRLCDDIGYFLAQDFYWHNPSKLPSPIEWVNKRKIRAKDAVNTVWWLSKNPWPQADLSQVLTPYSERMKKLLRNPEKYYQPKERPSGHQISRAFAKDNGGALPSNLLSIPNSGSNDPYQRRCKALGLKPHPARFPAQLPEFFIRLLTKPNDLVLDIFAGSNTTGFVAEGLGRRWIAFELDAHFTATSALRFLPEEASGAWQEVYKDIYAGKTKNLSYLREPLFTAG is encoded by the coding sequence GTGCTGACCTCTTCTATACCGGCCTACCATACTCGATTAGGCGCAATGTATTGCGGCGATGCGCTCGAGCTTCTACCTCAGCTTGAAGACCAGAGCGTACACCTGCTCCTAACCAGCCCTCCTTTTGCCCTGCAGCGGCCTAAGGTTTATGGGAATAAGCCACAAGTTGAGTATGTGGATTGGTTATTGGAATTCATGCGCATAGCCTATGATAAATTACATCCCTCAGGCAGCCTTGTGTTGGACTTAGGGGGTGCCTACGAGCAAGGTGTGCCGGTGCGTAGCCTATACAATTTCCGCCTACTGGTGCGCCTATGTGATGATATAGGTTATTTCCTGGCTCAAGACTTCTACTGGCATAACCCTTCAAAACTGCCAAGCCCTATCGAGTGGGTCAATAAACGCAAAATTCGTGCCAAAGATGCAGTTAATACAGTCTGGTGGTTGAGCAAAAATCCCTGGCCTCAGGCTGATTTAAGTCAGGTTCTAACGCCATATAGTGAGCGTATGAAGAAACTCCTGCGCAATCCAGAAAAGTATTACCAGCCTAAGGAACGTCCCTCAGGGCACCAAATAAGCCGCGCTTTCGCCAAAGATAACGGCGGTGCACTACCCTCCAATCTGCTCTCCATTCCCAACTCCGGGTCGAACGACCCCTACCAACGGCGCTGTAAAGCTCTAGGACTCAAACCTCATCCAGCCCGCTTTCCTGCACAGTTACCTGAGTTTTTCATTCGCTTACTAACTAAACCCAACGACTTAGTACTAGATATTTTTGCAGGTTCGAATACAACCGGATTTGTAGCCGAAGGGCTAGGCCGCCGCTGGATCGCTTTTGAGTTAGATGCTCACTTCACAGCCACCTCAGCGCTGCGCTTCCTACCGGAGGAAGCAAGCGGCGCTTGGCAAGAGGTATATAAGGACATTTACGCAGGAAAAACAAAGAACCTGTCCTATCTGCGAGAACCCTTATTTACGGCTGGTTAG
- a CDS encoding nucleotidyltransferase domain-containing protein, whose product MTTILLPERIVQALRLVCPILNDAGVEWAVSGSLALALHGLPVVPKDIDLQTDRLGAEQIALLLSEYLTHPPGLHLGVRLVRSYLAQFRIQGLEVEVMGGLEFQSPEGRWSPAPDFRHQRTVVDYLGL is encoded by the coding sequence ATGACGACCATTTTGCTTCCCGAACGGATCGTCCAGGCCCTGCGGCTGGTCTGCCCCATTTTGAACGATGCTGGCGTGGAGTGGGCAGTGAGCGGCAGCCTGGCCCTGGCCCTGCACGGCCTGCCAGTGGTGCCCAAGGATATAGACCTCCAGACCGACCGCCTGGGGGCCGAGCAGATAGCCCTGTTGCTGTCCGAGTACCTCACCCATCCGCCGGGCCTGCACCTGGGGGTGCGCCTGGTGCGCTCGTACCTGGCCCAGTTCAGAATTCAAGGCCTCGAGGTTGAGGTTATGGGCGGCCTGGAGTTCCAGAGCCCGGAGGGGCGCTGGAGCCCTGCCCCCGATTTCCGGCACCAGCGCACCGTGGTTGATTACCTGGGCCTTTAG
- the ppsA gene encoding phosphoenolpyruvate synthase, producing MTYVRWFETLGMKDLEVVGGKNASIGEMMANLSQAGVRVPGGFATTAAAFREFLHHNHLDQRIAGALQGLDVDDVDELARVGAEIRGWVENAELPKALEVAIVDAYIRLESASKGGLSVAVRSSATAEDLPEASFAGQQETFLNVRGIDSVLQHIKKVFASLYNDRAIAYRVHHGFAHEEVALSAGVQRMVRSDLGASGVAFTLDTESGFRDAIFITSTYGLGELLVQGAVNPDEFYVYKKGLAEGRNTILQRTLGTKLQKMVYAPEGRGVQAVETSAEERRSFSLSDTEVLELAKQALLIEQHYGRPMDIEWAKDGLDGQIYILQARPETVQSRSGRVLERFEMLERAPVLVTGRAVGQRIGVGPVRIINHPREMNRVQPGDVLVADMTDPDWEPVMKKAAAIVTNRGGRTCHAAIVARELNIPAVVGTGNATEVLRDGDTVTVSCAEGDTGRVYAGSPRFAVKRVELDNMPPIPTKIMMNVASPERAFSFANLPNAGVGLARLEFIINNTIGVHPKALLQLEQQPEDLKAEIIRRSAGYQSPVDFYREKLAEGISMIAAAFAPNPVIVRMSDFKSNEYAHLLGGSRYEPKEENPMIGFRGASRYRSPEFAEAFALECRAIREVREEKGLTNVWVMIPFVRTVGEARAVIEILKANGLERGREGLKLIMMCEVPSNAILAEQFLELFDGFSIGSNDLTQLTLALDRDSGLVADLFSEQDEAVKFLLERAIGTAKRMGKYIGICGQGPSDHPEFALWLVQQGIESISLNPDSVLETWLYLAEKNPVALQP from the coding sequence ATGACATACGTTCGTTGGTTCGAGACGCTGGGGATGAAAGACCTCGAGGTGGTAGGAGGAAAAAATGCCTCCATTGGCGAGATGATGGCCAATCTCTCACAGGCCGGGGTGCGGGTGCCGGGTGGGTTTGCCACCACCGCAGCGGCTTTCCGTGAGTTTTTGCATCATAATCACCTAGATCAACGCATTGCCGGGGCTCTGCAAGGCCTGGACGTTGACGACGTAGACGAGCTGGCTCGAGTGGGGGCGGAGATTCGCGGCTGGGTAGAGAACGCCGAGCTACCCAAGGCCCTAGAGGTCGCCATCGTAGACGCCTATATCCGCCTCGAGTCCGCCTCCAAGGGCGGGCTTTCTGTTGCGGTGCGCTCGAGCGCCACCGCCGAAGACCTGCCCGAGGCCAGCTTCGCCGGTCAACAGGAGACCTTTTTGAATGTGCGTGGGATAGATAGCGTGCTGCAGCACATCAAGAAAGTCTTTGCCTCACTGTACAACGACCGGGCCATCGCCTACCGCGTCCACCACGGGTTCGCCCACGAGGAGGTGGCCCTCTCGGCGGGCGTGCAACGCATGGTGCGCAGCGACCTGGGGGCCTCGGGGGTGGCCTTTACCCTGGATACCGAGTCAGGCTTTCGTGACGCCATCTTCATCACCTCAACCTATGGCCTGGGGGAGTTGCTGGTGCAGGGCGCGGTCAATCCCGACGAGTTTTATGTGTACAAGAAAGGCCTGGCCGAGGGGCGCAACACCATCCTGCAGCGCACCCTGGGCACCAAACTACAGAAGATGGTGTACGCCCCGGAGGGCCGGGGGGTGCAGGCTGTGGAGACTTCCGCAGAGGAGCGCCGCAGCTTCTCGCTGTCTGATACCGAGGTGCTAGAACTGGCCAAACAAGCCCTCCTGATCGAGCAGCACTATGGCCGGCCCATGGACATCGAGTGGGCCAAGGACGGGTTGGACGGGCAGATTTACATCCTGCAGGCCCGGCCCGAGACCGTGCAGAGCCGTTCGGGACGGGTGCTGGAACGCTTCGAGATGCTCGAGCGCGCACCGGTGCTGGTGACCGGACGGGCGGTGGGACAGCGCATCGGGGTGGGCCCGGTGCGCATCATCAACCACCCCCGCGAGATGAACCGGGTGCAGCCCGGCGATGTGCTGGTGGCCGATATGACCGACCCCGACTGGGAGCCGGTGATGAAAAAAGCCGCGGCCATCGTGACCAACCGGGGCGGGCGTACCTGCCACGCGGCCATCGTAGCCCGTGAACTGAACATCCCGGCGGTGGTGGGGACTGGCAACGCCACCGAGGTATTGCGCGATGGGGATACGGTGACGGTCTCCTGTGCCGAGGGGGATACCGGTCGGGTGTATGCCGGCAGTCCGCGCTTCGCGGTGAAGCGGGTTGAGCTGGACAACATGCCGCCCATCCCCACCAAGATCATGATGAACGTGGCCTCGCCCGAGCGGGCCTTCAGCTTTGCCAACCTGCCCAACGCTGGGGTGGGTCTGGCGCGGCTCGAGTTCATCATCAACAACACCATTGGCGTCCACCCCAAAGCCCTTTTGCAGCTCGAGCAGCAGCCCGAAGACCTCAAAGCCGAAATCATTCGGCGCAGCGCGGGCTACCAAAGCCCGGTGGACTTCTACCGCGAAAAGCTGGCCGAGGGCATCAGCATGATTGCGGCAGCTTTTGCGCCCAATCCAGTCATCGTGCGGATGTCGGACTTCAAATCCAACGAGTACGCCCATCTGCTGGGGGGCAGCCGCTATGAGCCCAAGGAAGAAAACCCCATGATTGGCTTCCGCGGGGCCTCGCGCTACCGCAGCCCGGAGTTCGCCGAGGCCTTTGCGCTGGAGTGCCGGGCCATCCGGGAGGTGCGCGAAGAGAAAGGGCTTACCAACGTCTGGGTGATGATACCCTTCGTGCGTACGGTAGGGGAGGCCAGGGCGGTTATCGAAATTCTGAAAGCCAATGGCCTCGAGCGCGGCCGGGAGGGCCTCAAGCTGATCATGATGTGCGAGGTGCCTTCCAACGCCATTCTGGCTGAGCAGTTCCTGGAGTTGTTCGATGGCTTCTCGATTGGCTCCAACGACCTGACCCAGCTCACCCTCGCGCTGGATCGCGACTCGGGGCTGGTGGCCGATCTGTTTAGCGAACAGGACGAGGCGGTGAAGTTCCTGCTCGAGCGGGCCATTGGCACCGCCAAGCGCATGGGCAAATACATCGGCATCTGCGGCCAGGGCCCCTCCGACCACCCCGAGTTTGCCCTGTGGCTCGTGCAGCAGGGCATTGAGAGCATCTCGCTTAACCCCGACAGCGTGCTGGAAACCTGGCTGTATCTGGCTGAGAAAAACCCAGTGGCGCTGCAGCCCTAA
- the pyrE gene encoding orotate phosphoribosyltransferase, which translates to MDVLNLYKETGALLEGHFLLRSGRHSPKFLQSTTLLQHPLYAEAVGQAMGELFDTLELDFVIGPAMGGVVLAFVTAKALGVRALFAEKDGQGGMRVREGLTIHPGERFLAVEDVVTTGGSVQQAIRAAEAKGARCVAVGAIVDRSAGRAEFSAPYRSLVQLDFPTYAPETCPLCQRGEPLQEV; encoded by the coding sequence GTGGATGTTCTTAACCTTTACAAAGAAACCGGGGCTTTATTGGAAGGCCACTTTCTGTTACGTTCGGGCCGGCACTCCCCCAAATTCCTTCAATCCACCACCCTGCTCCAGCACCCCCTATACGCCGAGGCGGTGGGGCAGGCGATGGGTGAGCTTTTCGACACCCTCGAGCTCGACTTTGTAATAGGCCCCGCCATGGGGGGCGTCGTTCTGGCCTTTGTAACCGCCAAGGCCCTGGGCGTGCGGGCCCTTTTCGCCGAGAAGGACGGCCAGGGGGGTATGCGGGTGCGCGAAGGGCTGACCATCCACCCCGGTGAACGCTTCCTGGCTGTAGAGGACGTGGTCACCACCGGGGGCTCGGTACAGCAGGCCATCCGGGCTGCCGAGGCCAAAGGCGCACGCTGTGTGGCCGTAGGGGCCATCGTAGACCGCAGCGCGGGCCGGGCCGAGTTTAGTGCGCCCTACCGCTCCTTGGTACAGCTCGACTTTCCCACCTATGCCCCCGAAACCTGCCCGCTGTGCCAGCGGGGTGAGCCTTTACAGGAAGTCTAG
- a CDS encoding enolase C-terminal domain-like protein, with the protein MPSIRRILPRPFRLPLRGALRWGRASELAALEHVLLEVELSDGSIGRAEIPPRPTIYGETLGTVLAALDYLSPRLVGLEVEDTEAIQQVLGNFPNNPTAKAGLDIALWEAWAHSEGQTLWQVFEPHHPRVRVSYILGIADEAEMLADAHAAYAAGVRVLKVKVGRDLQGDLLRIATLKERFPDVALYADANETLSPEEAPAYLQRWAEVGLLYVEEPLPIAEVQARQRLRRAAILPLIADDSAFTPRDLWREVQLDTFDILNLKPARTGYTQTLQMLALNRAEGKKAMVGSQALSSFGAYQTALMAFQEGVSEPCELAFHLKAEGGFCSFPPLKEGWLYWEDLAQCRFDPQAFERFALNSRR; encoded by the coding sequence ATGCCTAGCATACGGCGAATACTTCCCCGTCCGTTTCGCCTGCCCTTGAGGGGGGCTTTGCGCTGGGGCCGGGCCTCGGAGCTGGCGGCTTTGGAGCACGTTTTGCTCGAGGTCGAGCTTTCCGACGGCTCGATAGGCCGCGCGGAGATTCCACCCCGGCCCACCATTTACGGCGAAACCCTGGGCACGGTACTGGCGGCGCTGGACTACCTGTCGCCGCGGCTGGTGGGCCTCGAGGTCGAGGATACCGAGGCCATCCAGCAGGTGTTGGGCAATTTCCCCAACAACCCCACCGCCAAAGCGGGGCTGGACATCGCGTTGTGGGAGGCCTGGGCTCATAGCGAGGGGCAGACCCTGTGGCAGGTCTTCGAGCCGCACCACCCCAGGGTGCGGGTCAGCTACATCCTGGGCATTGCCGACGAGGCTGAGATGCTGGCCGATGCCCACGCTGCCTACGCGGCTGGGGTTCGGGTGCTTAAGGTCAAGGTGGGGCGCGATTTGCAAGGCGATCTGCTGCGTATAGCGACCCTCAAGGAACGTTTCCCCGATGTGGCCCTGTACGCCGATGCCAACGAGACCCTCTCCCCTGAGGAGGCCCCGGCCTATCTGCAAAGGTGGGCCGAGGTCGGGCTTCTGTACGTGGAGGAACCCCTGCCCATTGCCGAGGTGCAGGCCCGTCAGCGCCTGCGCCGAGCGGCCATCCTGCCCCTGATCGCCGACGACTCGGCCTTCACGCCGCGCGATCTGTGGCGCGAGGTTCAGCTCGATACCTTCGATATCCTGAACCTCAAACCCGCCCGCACCGGCTACACCCAGACCCTGCAGATGCTGGCCCTGAACCGCGCCGAAGGTAAAAAGGCCATGGTGGGCTCACAGGCCCTTTCCAGCTTTGGGGCCTACCAGACCGCTCTGATGGCTTTTCAGGAAGGGGTGAGCGAGCCTTGTGAGCTGGCCTTCCACCTCAAGGCCGAAGGGGGTTTTTGTAGCTTTCCCCCGCTCAAGGAAGGCTGGTTATATTGGGAAGACCTGGCCCAGTGCCGCTTTGACCCGCAGGCTTTTGAGCGCTTTGCTCTGAACTCGCGACGGTGA
- a CDS encoding NAD(P)H-dependent glycerol-3-phosphate dehydrogenase: protein MSISSGASHPQNHHTHPIAVLGAGAWGTALALLASSKGVPVYLWARRPEHAQAMRLERQNREYLPGAAFPERLYPTADPEEALHKAQFAVVAVPSKALRETLAQLPRARAYVSVIKGLQFTDQHLLRMSQVIEEVTGVSQVAVLSGPNLAEEIAQFLPAAAVVAAQEPGLAQRVQQVFSGKSFRVYTSTDRVGVELGGALKNVIALAAGMVDGLKLGDNAKAALITRGLREIIRFGVAQGAQEATFMGLSGLGDLIATASSPYSRNRTAGEQIVKGLSLAQLEAQKTVVEGIYTVKALHAWDQATGADLPITEAVYRVVYQGADPMQELIRLMSREAKPE, encoded by the coding sequence ATGTCCATCTCGTCTGGTGCATCACACCCGCAAAACCACCACACCCACCCAATCGCCGTGCTGGGTGCCGGGGCTTGGGGCACGGCCTTGGCTTTGCTGGCCTCGTCCAAAGGGGTTCCGGTTTATCTCTGGGCCCGCCGACCCGAGCACGCCCAGGCGATGCGGCTCGAGCGGCAAAACCGCGAGTACCTACCCGGCGCGGCCTTCCCTGAACGGCTTTACCCAACCGCCGACCCCGAGGAAGCCTTACACAAAGCCCAATTCGCGGTTGTGGCCGTCCCCTCCAAGGCCCTGCGGGAAACCCTGGCCCAGTTGCCCAGGGCCAGAGCCTATGTTTCGGTCATCAAGGGGTTGCAGTTTACTGACCAGCACCTGCTGCGTATGAGCCAGGTCATCGAGGAGGTGACCGGGGTTTCGCAGGTGGCTGTGTTGTCGGGGCCCAATCTGGCCGAGGAGATCGCCCAGTTTTTGCCCGCTGCCGCGGTGGTGGCGGCCCAGGAACCGGGGCTGGCCCAGCGGGTGCAGCAGGTCTTCTCGGGGAAGAGCTTCCGGGTCTACACCTCAACCGACCGGGTGGGGGTGGAGCTGGGTGGGGCGCTCAAAAACGTGATTGCGCTGGCTGCAGGCATGGTGGATGGTTTGAAGCTAGGCGACAACGCCAAAGCCGCCCTGATTACCAGGGGGCTGCGCGAAATCATCCGGTTTGGGGTGGCCCAGGGGGCTCAAGAAGCCACTTTCATGGGTCTTTCAGGCCTGGGCGATCTGATTGCCACCGCCAGCAGCCCTTATTCGCGCAACCGCACCGCCGGGGAGCAGATCGTTAAAGGCCTGAGCCTGGCCCAGCTCGAGGCCCAGAAAACCGTGGTAGAGGGCATCTACACGGTCAAAGCCCTGCATGCCTGGGATCAGGCCACCGGGGCCGACCTACCAATTACCGAAGCTGTGTACCGGGTCGTCTACCAGGGAGCCGATCCCATGCAGGAGCTTATCCGCCTGATGAGCCGCGAGGCCAAACCGGAGTAA
- a CDS encoding pyruvate, water dikinase regulatory protein has protein sequence MQRTVFIVSDHTGLTAESVARSLLAQFESVSFRYVTRPFTDTEEEVHNLVYEINSTFEREQIRPIVFSTLANRALYNQLKTAPALHFDLFSTYLGALERELGQPPTGRVGRLHSINDNGYFTRIDAVDFVLATDDGIGERHYQMADVILIGVSRAGKTPTCLFLGLQYGLRAANYPLAEGDFERDALPEPVRAYKDKVFGLTIAPGRLHQIRTQRRPNSRYASLEQCEYEVRRAEQLFRRVGVPYFDTTSASIEEIATNIVQSAGLQRRIG, from the coding sequence ATGCAACGAACGGTTTTTATCGTCTCAGACCATACCGGCCTCACGGCTGAATCGGTGGCCAGGAGTTTGCTGGCCCAGTTCGAATCGGTCTCGTTTCGTTATGTAACGCGGCCCTTCACCGACACCGAAGAAGAGGTACACAACCTTGTATACGAGATCAATTCGACATTTGAGCGCGAGCAGATACGGCCCATCGTGTTCTCCACCCTAGCCAATCGGGCGCTGTATAACCAGCTCAAAACAGCGCCCGCCCTGCACTTCGACCTTTTTAGCACCTACCTTGGGGCGCTCGAGCGCGAGCTCGGCCAGCCCCCCACCGGCCGGGTGGGCCGGCTGCACAGCATAAACGACAACGGCTATTTCACCCGCATCGATGCGGTCGACTTCGTGCTGGCCACCGACGATGGCATCGGTGAGCGGCATTACCAGATGGCCGACGTGATTCTGATTGGGGTCAGCCGGGCCGGCAAAACCCCTACCTGCTTGTTTTTGGGCCTGCAGTATGGCTTGCGGGCCGCCAACTACCCCCTGGCCGAGGGCGACTTCGAGCGCGACGCGCTGCCCGAGCCAGTCAGGGCCTATAAAGATAAGGTGTTTGGCCTGACCATTGCCCCAGGCCGGCTACACCAGATTCGCACCCAGCGCAGGCCCAACAGCCGGTATGCCTCGCTCGAGCAGTGCGAGTACGAGGTACGCCGGGCTGAGCAGCTATTCAGACGGGTGGGGGTGCCGTACTTCGACACCACCAGCGCCTCCATCGAGGAAATTGCCACCAACATCGTACAGAGCGCCGGCCTACAGCGCCGCATCGGCTGA
- a CDS encoding helix-turn-helix domain-containing protein, with the protein MSTLRTLLAQNLRTLRYQRGLSQEDLADLAGLHRTYVSEVERGKRNLSLDNLERLANALQVEAAKLVSPNSFSTTDIAILEALFPYIRRYQILASRYGIADIFQDNGGKLLEILIRTGLKIVPGREGNDAVDEQGQEYEIKSVNVELTRSFSTHHHLNPSILDKYRRVRWIFAVYRNIELQEIYCLEPQQLERFFSDWERKWRAQGGKDINNPKIPLRYVQREGRLIYSH; encoded by the coding sequence ATGTCTACACTGCGCACTCTACTAGCGCAAAATCTCAGGACTTTGCGCTATCAGCGAGGACTCTCCCAAGAAGATTTAGCTGACCTAGCAGGTCTTCACCGTACCTATGTTAGCGAAGTTGAGCGAGGCAAGCGCAATCTGAGCTTGGATAATTTGGAACGTCTGGCTAATGCTCTCCAAGTTGAAGCAGCGAAGCTTGTCTCGCCTAACAGCTTTTCTACAACGGATATCGCAATTCTTGAGGCTCTGTTTCCCTATATTCGACGGTATCAGATACTTGCCAGCCGTTATGGAATTGCTGATATTTTTCAGGACAATGGGGGTAAGTTGCTGGAAATTCTCATACGTACAGGGCTCAAGATTGTGCCTGGGCGTGAAGGTAATGATGCAGTGGATGAGCAAGGTCAGGAGTACGAAATCAAGTCAGTAAATGTGGAACTTACCCGCAGTTTTTCGACACACCATCACCTGAACCCAAGCATTTTAGACAAATATCGGCGAGTTAGATGGATATTTGCCGTTTACCGTAACATAGAGCTACAAGAGATATATTGCCTAGAGCCCCAGCAGCTTGAGCGCTTTTTCAGTGATTGGGAGCGGAAGTGGCGGGCTCAAGGAGGCAAAGACATCAACAACCCAAAAATTCCACTGCGGTATGTTCAGCGGGAGGGTCGCCTCATTTATTCCCACTGA